One segment of Streptomyces sp. NBC_00576 DNA contains the following:
- the narH gene encoding nitrate reductase subunit beta — translation MAPIAATPPPASPGRRVMAQMAMVMNLDKCIGCHTCSVTCKQAWTNRPGVEYVWFNNVETRPGQGYPRRYEDQEKWRGGWDLNKRGNLKLKGGGRFKKLINIFSNPTLPSLDDYYQPWTYDYETLTNAPLQEHTPVARPKSLITGKDMKITWSANWDDNLGGSADHGDKDVLLAGIAEKVKFEFEQTFMFYLPRICEHCLNPSCVASCPSGAIYKRSEDGIVLVDQDRCRGWRMCVSGCPYKKIYFNHRTGKAEKCTFCFPRIEVGQPTVCAETCVGRLRYIGLVLYDPDQVLEAASTPDDTDLYEAQRKVFLDPEDPQVAADAERSGIPRDWIEAARRSPVHALINTFKVALPLHPEYRTLPMVWYIPPLSPVVDVIRDTGYDAEDRGNLFAAIDALRIPVDYLAQLFSAGDPAPVDAVLRRLAAMRSYMRDINLGREPDASIPAAVGMTEEQMYDMFRLLALAKYEDRYVIPPAHAEQAHSLEELATECSLDFEDGPGMGGSGPFGEASGDAPAPIAVENFHLQRDRQRADVMDTPADSPAAPGDKSTRLNLLNWDGNGRPQGLFPSSSGDDESEPRP, via the coding sequence ATGGCCCCGATAGCCGCGACGCCTCCGCCCGCATCACCCGGCCGCCGGGTCATGGCGCAGATGGCGATGGTGATGAACCTCGACAAGTGCATCGGCTGCCACACCTGCTCGGTCACCTGCAAACAGGCATGGACCAACCGCCCCGGCGTGGAGTACGTGTGGTTCAACAACGTCGAGACCCGCCCCGGGCAGGGCTACCCGCGCCGCTACGAGGACCAGGAGAAATGGCGCGGCGGCTGGGACCTCAACAAGCGCGGCAACCTGAAGCTGAAGGGCGGCGGCCGGTTCAAAAAACTCATCAACATCTTCTCCAACCCCACGCTGCCCTCACTCGACGACTACTACCAGCCCTGGACGTACGACTACGAGACGCTGACCAACGCGCCGCTCCAGGAACACACCCCGGTCGCCCGCCCCAAGTCCCTGATCACCGGCAAGGACATGAAGATCACCTGGTCGGCCAACTGGGACGACAACCTCGGCGGCTCTGCCGACCACGGCGACAAGGACGTACTGCTCGCCGGGATCGCCGAGAAGGTCAAGTTCGAGTTCGAGCAGACCTTCATGTTCTATCTGCCGCGGATCTGCGAGCACTGCCTCAACCCGTCCTGCGTCGCCTCCTGCCCCTCCGGCGCGATCTACAAGCGTTCCGAGGACGGCATCGTGCTGGTCGACCAGGACCGCTGCCGGGGCTGGCGGATGTGCGTGTCCGGCTGTCCGTACAAGAAGATCTACTTCAACCACCGCACCGGCAAGGCCGAGAAGTGCACCTTCTGCTTCCCGCGCATCGAGGTCGGCCAGCCCACCGTCTGCGCCGAGACCTGCGTCGGCCGGCTCCGCTACATCGGCCTGGTCCTCTACGACCCCGACCAGGTCCTCGAAGCCGCCTCCACCCCCGACGACACCGACCTCTACGAGGCGCAGCGGAAGGTCTTCCTCGACCCCGAGGACCCGCAGGTGGCCGCCGACGCCGAGCGGTCGGGCATCCCCCGGGACTGGATCGAGGCCGCCCGGCGCTCCCCGGTCCACGCGCTGATCAACACCTTCAAGGTCGCCCTGCCACTGCACCCGGAGTACCGCACGCTGCCCATGGTCTGGTACATCCCGCCGCTGTCCCCGGTCGTGGACGTGATCCGCGACACCGGCTACGACGCCGAGGACCGCGGCAACCTGTTCGCCGCGATCGACGCCCTGCGCATCCCCGTGGACTATCTCGCCCAGCTGTTCTCCGCCGGCGACCCGGCCCCCGTCGACGCCGTGCTGCGACGGCTGGCCGCCATGCGCAGCTACATGCGCGACATCAACCTCGGCCGCGAACCCGACGCGAGCATCCCCGCCGCGGTGGGGATGACCGAGGAGCAGATGTACGACATGTTCCGGCTGCTGGCGCTGGCCAAGTACGAGGACAGGTACGTCATCCCGCCCGCGCACGCCGAACAGGCGCACAGCCTGGAGGAGTTGGCCACCGAGTGCAGCCTCGATTTCGAGGACGGCCCCGGCATGGGCGGGTCGGGTCCGTTCGGCGAGGCGTCCGGCGACGCTCCGGCTCCGATCGCCGTGGAGAACTTCCACCTGCAGCGCGACCGCCAGAGAGCCGACGTCATGGACACCCCAGCCGATTCCCCGGCCGCCCCAGGCGACAAGTCCACCCGGCTCAACCTCCTCAACTGGGACGGCAACGGCCGCCCCCAGGGCCTGTTCCCCAGCTCCTCCGGAGACGACGAGAGCGAGCCGCGCCCATGA